A stretch of the Dichotomicrobium thermohalophilum genome encodes the following:
- the gap gene encoding type I glyceraldehyde-3-phosphate dehydrogenase, translating to MAVRVAINGFGRIGRNVLRAIIEARRTDIEVVAINDITSAETNAHLLKYDSVHGRFPGEVKVEGDTVDAGMGPMKVFAERDPAQLPWGDLGVDVALECTGIFTNREGASKHLEAGAKKVLISAPAKDADITVVYGVNHNALGDAHKIVSNASCTTNCLAPVAKVLHEMCGISQGFMTTVHAYTNDQRILDAPHKDLHRARAAGVSMIPTTTGAARAVGLVMPDLDGKLDGTAIRVPTPNVSMIDLKFIPTRETTVDEVNAAMKRAAEQELAGILAVTDEPLVSIDFNHNPYSSTFDTTQTQIVDGRLVRVLSWYDNEWGFSNRMADVAIAMAKTG from the coding sequence ATGGCTGTCAGGGTCGCTATCAACGGATTCGGACGTATCGGGCGCAATGTCTTGCGGGCGATTATCGAGGCCCGGCGCACCGATATCGAGGTGGTCGCGATCAACGACATCACCTCGGCGGAGACCAACGCCCATCTGCTGAAGTACGACTCCGTGCATGGCCGCTTCCCCGGCGAGGTGAAGGTCGAAGGTGATACCGTGGACGCCGGCATGGGACCCATGAAGGTGTTTGCTGAACGTGATCCGGCGCAGCTCCCGTGGGGCGATCTGGGCGTTGACGTTGCGCTGGAGTGCACGGGCATCTTCACCAACCGCGAGGGCGCCAGCAAGCATCTGGAGGCCGGCGCGAAGAAAGTGCTTATATCGGCCCCTGCCAAGGACGCGGACATCACCGTCGTCTACGGTGTGAATCACAACGCTCTGGGCGACGCCCACAAGATCGTCTCGAACGCCTCCTGCACCACCAACTGCCTGGCGCCGGTGGCCAAGGTGCTGCACGAGATGTGCGGGATCTCCCAGGGTTTCATGACCACGGTCCACGCCTACACCAACGACCAGCGCATTCTGGACGCACCACACAAGGACCTGCACCGCGCGCGGGCCGCCGGCGTGTCGATGATCCCGACGACCACGGGCGCGGCCCGCGCCGTCGGGCTCGTCATGCCCGACCTTGACGGCAAGCTGGACGGCACGGCGATCCGCGTGCCGACGCCGAACGTCTCGATGATCGACCTGAAATTCATTCCGACGCGCGAGACGACGGTGGACGAAGTAAACGCCGCAATGAAACGCGCCGCGGAGCAGGAACTGGCGGGCATACTCGCCGTGACGGACGAACCGCTCGTGTCGATCGACTTCAACCACAACCCCTATTCCTCGACCTTCGACACGACCCAGACGCAGATCGTCGATGGCCGGCTGGTGCGGGTACTGTCCTGGTACGACAACGAGTGGGGTTTCTCCAACCGCATGGCCGACGTGGCGATCGCGATGGCGAAAACCGGCTGA
- a CDS encoding thiamine phosphate synthase — MARAEADHPCQIYLAMPADADTGLLARLLDGDSVAALLLYCEGEPPEAVAREVVATAHARRLPVLLADTPELGRKVGADGVHIPANEERYAACRKVLGAEAIIGAGCGTSRHDALVLGELGADYVAFGPEPGRTDKQDVTELVSWWQEVCEPPVVGWHSGGWEEAAALIDAGADFIGVSALIWDAKDPEAALDQLNSMIAERQRGTT; from the coding sequence ATGGCAAGGGCCGAAGCGGATCACCCCTGCCAGATCTATCTGGCCATGCCGGCCGATGCGGACACTGGCCTCCTCGCCAGGCTGCTGGACGGTGACAGCGTGGCCGCGCTGTTGCTCTACTGCGAAGGTGAGCCACCGGAAGCGGTGGCGCGCGAGGTCGTGGCCACCGCTCACGCTCGGCGCTTGCCCGTTCTGCTCGCTGATACGCCGGAGCTGGGCCGCAAGGTAGGCGCAGATGGCGTCCACATTCCCGCCAATGAAGAGCGTTATGCGGCGTGCCGAAAGGTGCTCGGCGCGGAGGCCATCATCGGCGCGGGCTGCGGGACGTCGCGGCATGATGCGCTCGTGCTCGGTGAGCTCGGCGCGGATTACGTCGCCTTCGGCCCGGAGCCCGGTCGGACCGATAAGCAGGACGTCACCGAGCTGGTCAGTTGGTGGCAGGAGGTCTGCGAGCCGCCGGTTGTCGGATGGCACAGCGGCGGCTGGGAGGAGGCGGCCGCGCTGATCGACGCAGGCGCGGATTTCATTGGCGTCTCGGCGCTGATCTGGGACGCCAAGGATCCCGAAGCGGCTCTTGACCAGCTGAACAGCATGATCGCCGAAAGGCAGCGGGGAACCACATGA
- a CDS encoding DUF4164 family protein, with translation MSKPSKASSARGQRNARAAGRAESTAGAKASGGTRRKASRSRTKAELEQELAELKQINAELREQLRREQERAERLERINQQAGERIESVIGRIKTLLAS, from the coding sequence GTGAGCAAGCCGAGCAAAGCATCAAGTGCGCGTGGCCAGAGGAATGCGCGGGCAGCGGGGCGCGCAGAAAGCACAGCGGGGGCCAAGGCGTCAGGCGGAACGCGGCGCAAGGCGTCCAGGTCGCGGACCAAGGCGGAGCTGGAACAGGAACTGGCTGAACTGAAGCAGATCAATGCTGAACTGCGCGAACAGTTACGCCGCGAACAGGAGCGGGCCGAACGGCTCGAACGGATCAACCAGCAGGCGGGAGAACGGATCGAAAGCGTGATCGGACGTATCAAGACGCTTCTGGCGTCGTGA
- a CDS encoding tetratricopeptide repeat protein, with translation MSKDGRHFGLRRAAAALSVALSLTFGAHAALASTEDPAYAAFFEGRYLEALELAKEASERGEPQAPTLIGRIYSEGLGVPQNKRKAAEWYATGVERGDPDAQFALGMMRLTGDGIGQNLPQAAALLQLAAEQGHANAAYNLGLLHVNGQGVDFDLERAAALFKQAAEKDNPQAQYDLGALYAAGEGVPPDPEKAAYWTAKAAEAGLPDAQLDYAIMLIQGRGVEKDHDKGLAMLKAAAENGNPVAQNRLARVLAYGVEVKADPIAAAKWHLLARESGISDGRLDIFLAGLTKEQRAQAEAAARRWRRTEMSALQ, from the coding sequence ATGAGCAAGGATGGGAGGCATTTCGGCCTGCGTCGCGCGGCGGCTGCGCTCAGCGTTGCGCTGAGCCTGACCTTCGGCGCTCATGCGGCGCTGGCCAGCACCGAGGACCCGGCTTACGCCGCGTTCTTCGAGGGCCGCTATCTCGAAGCCCTGGAATTGGCGAAGGAGGCCAGCGAACGCGGGGAGCCACAGGCCCCCACCCTCATCGGCCGCATCTACAGTGAGGGACTCGGCGTGCCGCAGAACAAACGCAAGGCCGCGGAGTGGTACGCCACTGGCGTGGAGCGCGGCGATCCGGATGCGCAGTTTGCGCTCGGCATGATGCGCCTGACCGGAGACGGCATCGGCCAGAACCTCCCGCAGGCGGCCGCGCTGTTGCAGCTTGCCGCGGAACAGGGCCATGCCAACGCCGCCTATAATCTCGGCCTCCTCCACGTGAATGGACAAGGTGTCGATTTTGACTTGGAGCGTGCCGCCGCCCTCTTCAAGCAGGCCGCCGAGAAGGACAATCCGCAAGCGCAATATGATCTGGGCGCCCTCTACGCGGCCGGTGAAGGCGTGCCGCCCGACCCGGAAAAGGCGGCATACTGGACCGCCAAGGCCGCCGAGGCCGGGCTGCCCGACGCGCAACTCGACTATGCCATCATGCTGATCCAGGGCCGCGGCGTCGAGAAAGACCACGACAAAGGCCTCGCAATGCTCAAGGCCGCAGCGGAGAACGGGAATCCCGTGGCGCAGAACCGGCTGGCCCGCGTGCTCGCCTATGGCGTGGAGGTGAAAGCTGACCCGATCGCCGCCGCGAAATGGCACCTGCTGGCGCGGGAAAGCGGAATTAGCGACGGCCGGCTCGACATCTTCCTTGCCGGTCTCACCAAGGAACAGCGGGCACAGGCCGAAGCTGCCGCCCGCAGGTGGCGCCGCACCGAGATGAGTGCCTTGCAGTAA
- a CDS encoding YifB family Mg chelatase-like AAA ATPase has translation MFARISTVALHGIEARQVDVQVSLSAGLPSFTIVGLADKAVAESRERVRAALSAIGLGLPPKRITVNLSPADLPKEGSHYDLPIALGLMVASGAIPGDLLESYCVTGELALDGSLSPIVGALPAAIGANALGKGLICPAASGSEAVWAGETVDVLAPPDILSLVNHLKGEQMLARPEPARSVESRAARLDLSDVYGQETAKRALEIAAAGGHNMLMIGPPGAGKSMLAERLPTILPPMSSEEMLEVAMIQSMAGLLSESGLSRERPFRAPHHSATMAALVGGGTRPRPGEVALAHRGVLFLDELPEFAPRVLDSLRQPLETGEISIARANHRISYPSRIQLIGAMNPCRCGQAFEGGRSCRRGQNCMSQYMSRISGPLLDRIDLQIEMPAVSALDLTRPQTPEPSATVRDRVVAARERQCSRYRSLGLQDVWTNAECPASKLPDVAAPDDRGQTILQEATQRLGLTARGYHRTLRLARTIADLDQSERVTHIHVAEALAYRGEAMNASMAA, from the coding sequence ATGTTCGCGCGTATCTCCACGGTAGCGCTGCACGGCATCGAGGCGCGTCAGGTCGATGTGCAGGTCAGCCTCTCGGCCGGCCTGCCGTCCTTCACAATCGTCGGTCTGGCGGACAAGGCGGTGGCTGAAAGCCGGGAACGGGTGCGGGCCGCGCTGAGCGCCATCGGGCTTGGCCTGCCGCCCAAGCGCATCACCGTCAATCTGTCGCCTGCCGACCTCCCGAAGGAGGGCAGCCACTACGACCTGCCGATCGCGCTGGGTCTGATGGTCGCCAGCGGCGCGATCCCCGGCGATCTGCTTGAAAGCTACTGCGTAACGGGTGAGCTGGCGCTCGACGGTAGCCTGTCCCCCATTGTCGGGGCGCTGCCGGCAGCGATCGGCGCCAACGCCCTCGGCAAGGGGCTGATCTGTCCGGCCGCCTCGGGTTCCGAAGCGGTCTGGGCCGGCGAGACTGTCGATGTGCTTGCGCCGCCGGACATCCTCTCCCTGGTGAATCACCTCAAGGGCGAGCAGATGCTGGCCCGGCCCGAGCCGGCCCGTTCCGTCGAAAGCCGCGCGGCGAGGCTGGACCTGAGCGACGTGTATGGTCAGGAGACCGCGAAGCGCGCGCTGGAGATCGCCGCGGCTGGCGGGCACAACATGCTCATGATCGGACCGCCCGGCGCAGGAAAGTCCATGCTGGCGGAAAGGCTGCCCACCATTCTCCCGCCCATGTCGAGCGAGGAGATGCTCGAAGTGGCCATGATCCAGAGCATGGCCGGCCTCTTGTCCGAATCCGGCCTGAGCCGCGAGCGGCCGTTCCGCGCGCCGCATCACTCTGCGACCATGGCGGCGCTCGTCGGTGGGGGCACGCGCCCACGGCCCGGCGAGGTCGCGCTGGCGCACCGGGGCGTATTGTTCTTGGACGAACTGCCGGAGTTCGCGCCGCGGGTCCTGGACTCGCTGCGCCAGCCATTGGAGACCGGCGAGATCTCGATCGCCCGCGCGAACCATCGCATCTCCTATCCCTCGCGCATCCAGCTCATCGGCGCCATGAACCCTTGCCGCTGCGGCCAAGCCTTCGAGGGAGGACGCAGTTGCCGGCGTGGACAGAACTGCATGAGCCAGTACATGAGCCGGATATCCGGACCGCTGCTCGACAGGATCGACCTGCAGATCGAGATGCCGGCGGTCAGTGCACTCGATCTGACGCGGCCACAAACGCCCGAGCCCAGCGCCACAGTGCGCGATCGCGTGGTCGCGGCCAGAGAGCGCCAATGCAGCCGTTACCGAAGCCTTGGTCTGCAAGACGTGTGGACCAATGCCGAGTGCCCGGCCAGCAAGCTACCTGATGTTGCCGCACCGGACGACAGAGGCCAGACGATTCTGCAAGAGGCGACACAACGACTCGGCCTGACAGCGCGTGGCTATCACCGCACCCTCCGCCTCGCCCGGACGATCGCTGATCTTGATCAATCCGAGCGCGTAACGCATATCCACGTTGCCGAGGCGCTCGCCTATCGCGGCGAAGCCATGAACGCCAGCATGGCCGCCTAG
- a CDS encoding cell division protein ZapA translates to MPQVTLTIGNKTYRLSCAEGEEPRIHALASHFAARVDEIGERFPRMPSDQLFLMAALIVTDELFEAREELQGTLKQIARLGNALNDKSGARGPSGSEMAQIVKDASARLNTLGNEKPAPPKSGSLAAGGAKPGEAAGGD, encoded by the coding sequence ATGCCTCAGGTGACCCTGACAATCGGCAACAAGACCTATCGCTTGTCCTGCGCGGAGGGCGAGGAGCCGCGCATTCATGCGCTGGCCTCGCATTTCGCCGCGCGGGTCGACGAGATAGGCGAGCGGTTCCCGCGGATGCCGTCGGACCAGCTCTTCCTCATGGCGGCGCTGATCGTGACTGACGAACTGTTCGAGGCGCGGGAAGAACTGCAGGGCACGCTCAAGCAGATCGCGCGGCTCGGCAACGCGCTGAACGACAAGTCGGGTGCCCGCGGGCCGAGCGGTTCAGAGATGGCGCAGATTGTGAAGGATGCCAGCGCACGCCTCAACACGCTGGGCAACGAGAAGCCGGCCCCGCCGAAATCCGGCTCGCTCGCGGCGGGCGGCGCGAAGCCGGGCGAAGCCGCCGGCGGCGATTGA
- the gshB gene encoding glutathione synthase, which produces MRAAKVSRQNEETVALKTAFQMDPIDRIDIRGDSTFAMMLEAQARGHSLFYYTPDRLVYGDGHVYATGCEVEVRDVEGDHCTLSEEKRVNLRDFDVIMLRQDPPFDMAYITTTFILEQLVPDVLVVNDPANVRNAPEKMLTMTYPELMPPTAIVRDLDSVRRFRAEHEDIILKPLYGNGGAAVFRLAAGDTNLGALVELFQGVFREPFLVQKYLPQVRAGDKRILLVDGEPAGAINRVPADDETRSNMHIGGRAEPTEMTEREHEICAIIGPELKRRGLVLAGIDVIGPYLTEINVTSPTGIREVKRFGGADIAALVWDWVEERRAVPV; this is translated from the coding sequence ATGCGCGCCGCCAAAGTCAGCAGACAAAACGAGGAGACCGTGGCGCTGAAGACCGCCTTCCAGATGGACCCGATCGACCGCATCGACATCCGCGGCGATTCCACCTTCGCCATGATGCTTGAAGCACAGGCGCGTGGCCATTCGCTCTTCTACTACACGCCCGACAGACTCGTTTATGGTGACGGCCACGTGTACGCGACCGGCTGCGAGGTCGAAGTCCGCGATGTTGAGGGCGACCACTGCACGCTGTCCGAGGAGAAGCGCGTCAACCTGCGCGACTTCGATGTCATCATGCTGCGGCAGGACCCGCCTTTCGACATGGCGTACATCACGACGACCTTCATTCTGGAGCAACTCGTCCCGGATGTGCTGGTTGTGAACGACCCGGCCAATGTCCGCAACGCGCCGGAGAAGATGCTGACGATGACTTATCCGGAACTGATGCCGCCCACGGCCATCGTCCGCGATCTGGACAGCGTACGCCGCTTTCGTGCCGAGCATGAGGACATCATCCTCAAGCCGCTCTACGGCAACGGGGGCGCGGCGGTGTTCCGGCTCGCTGCGGGCGACACCAATCTCGGCGCGCTGGTCGAGCTGTTTCAGGGCGTCTTCCGCGAGCCGTTCCTGGTCCAGAAGTATCTGCCGCAGGTCCGTGCCGGCGACAAGCGCATCCTGCTGGTGGACGGCGAGCCGGCCGGCGCGATCAACCGCGTGCCGGCCGACGACGAGACGCGTTCCAACATGCATATCGGCGGACGGGCCGAACCCACCGAGATGACCGAGCGCGAGCATGAAATCTGCGCGATCATCGGCCCGGAGTTGAAGCGCCGCGGGCTCGTGCTGGCGGGCATCGACGTGATCGGCCCCTATCTCACCGAGATCAATGTCACCTCTCCCACGGGAATTCGCGAAGTGAAGCGGTTTGGCGGTGCCGACATCGCCGCGCTGGTGTGGGACTGGGTCGAGGAGCGACGCGCGGTGCCGGTGTAG